One window from the genome of Salvia miltiorrhiza cultivar Shanhuang (shh) chromosome 7, IMPLAD_Smil_shh, whole genome shotgun sequence encodes:
- the LOC130994705 gene encoding protein COFACTOR ASSEMBLY OF COMPLEX C SUBUNIT B CCB1, chloroplastic produces the protein MATKLLISPLSHRCTFSTQDQQYIHSWPGNVRVPKRQRSLAVGLSTSVGDALLSSSDFVEHLPQHTQSLFLLAESTGYSLASYYTSLGLFVISVPGLWSLIKRSVKSKVVKKTLIGEGEGKKAPNQVAGEILSFFTRNNFVVSDRGETIVFEGMMVPSRGQAALLTFCTCISLASVALVLTITYPDIGNNWFWLTILSPLAGVYYWTKASRKEQIQVKVLVGEDGTLSEIIVQGDDQQVEQMRRELQLSEKGMVYVKGLFER, from the exons ATGGCAACGAAGCTTCTAATATCTCCTCTATCTCATCGTTGCACATTTTCAACCCAAGACCAACAGTACATTCACTCATGGCCTGGAAATGTCCGAGTGCCAAAAAGGCAGAGGAGCCTTGCAGTTGGACTATCTACTTCCGTGGGCGATGCTTTGTTGTCTTCTTCAGATTTTGTGGAGCATCTACCTCAGCATACACAGTCTCTCTTTTTGCTTGCAGAAAGTACTGGCTACTCATTGGCTAGTTATTATACTTCTCTGGGTCTCTTTGTCATCTCCGTTCCTGGTCTTTGGTCCCTCATCAAGCGTTCAGTAAAATCCAAG GTTGTCAAGAAGACGCTCATAGGAGAAGGGGAGGGGAAGAAGGCACCTAACCAGGTTGCAGGAGAAATTCTGTCGTTCTTTACTCGCAACAATTTTGTAGTGTCGGATAGAGGAGAGACAATAGT ATTTGAAGGGATGATGGTGCCAAGCCGAGGTCAAGCAGCATTGCTCACTTTCTGCACATGTATAAGTCTTGCAAGTGTAGCACTTGTTCTTACAATAACTTATCCAGATATTGGAAACAATTGGTTCTGGCTAACCATATTGAGTCCCTTGGC AGGAGTTTATTATTGGACAAAAGCATCTAGAAAGGAGCAGATCCAGGTGAAAGTATTGGTGGGCGAGGACGGAACCCTATCGGAAATAATTGTGCAAGGTGATGATCAGCAGGTGGAGCAAATGAGAAGGGAGCTTCAGCTGAGTGAAAAAGGCATGGTGTATGTGAAGGGCCTCTTTGAAAGATGA
- the LOC130994703 gene encoding probable glutathione peroxidase 8 isoform X1 — MASAQSAFDFTVKDAKGNQVDLGIYRGKVLLIVNVASKCGMTNSNYIELNQLYEKYKDQGLEILAFPCNQFGEEEPGSNDEIMDFVCTRFKSDFPIFDKIEVNGNDAAPLYKFLKLGKWGIFGDDIQWNFAKFLVDKTGHPVDRYYPTTSPLTVEVLDHLKTNMFCVYLPFLYGIINVINMIQRHCNHFLDRREILKISWGFHESTDEKSMLSEGTIIEPLMVISSINVSVPFCGN, encoded by the exons ATGGCGTCGGCTCAGTCTGCATTTGATTTCACCGTCAAG GATGCTAAAGGAAATCAAGTGGATTTAGGAATTTACAGAGGCAAAGTGTTGCTGATTGTGAATGTTGCCTCCAAATG TGGGATGACCAACTCGAACTACATTGAGCTAAATCAGTTGTATGAGAAGTACAAAGATCAAG GCCTGGAGATTCTGGCTTTCCCATGCAATCAATTTGGCGAAGAAGAACCTGGAAGCAATGATGAAATTATGGATTTTGTCTGCACTCGATTCAAGTCAGATTTTCCCATCTTTGACAAG ATTGAGGTCAATGGAAATGATGCTGCTCCATTATACAAGTTCTTGAAGTTGGGAAAGTGGGGGATCTTTGGTGATGACATTCAGTGGAATTTCGCCAAGTTCTTGGTCGACAAGACTGGGCACCCTGTTGATCGCTATTACCCCACAACATCACCTCTTACAGTTGAGGTACTCGATCACCTAAAAACGAATATGTTCTGTGTCTACCTCCCTTTCCTCTACGGCATCATAAATGTGATTAATATGATACAACGCCATTGTAACCATTTTCTTGATCGCAGAGAGATATTAAAAATCTCTTGGGGCTTCCATGAGTCGACTGATGAGAAATCCATGCTCTCGGAAGGTACTATTATCGAACCTTTGATGGTGATTAGTTCAATCAATGTGTCTGTTCCGTTTTGTGGAAACTGA
- the LOC130994706 gene encoding uncharacterized protein LOC130994706 codes for MAGMNNSSEPSTAPQAERWYNLTLGSSFSDHNPSKFCTFRYEFKPASIDKNQRGTLHKSKDNKVSVEFQNIQPGKPKVTFEGTSEDCKDNDAVLFFDGESFRLERLHRAVKRLRHNRMMGESAGPGPGPGVVSVGVADASPPPIVKGIKHQPLNKDPFPALPVEVERIEIGDFKSSDAKPRPDKAAEIPVAQPNSSNPSPELKIDDQDEEDLDIMNADEDDGNAAADGSTIEVKELDFDINIPHQTDTDEEIADVDVSDDEADKGPNAAEALRAQVNAQAGEGQTSSSNSSSGSESSGSGSGSGSGSGSGSRSSSSSDSESSDADSVTSI; via the exons ATGGCAGGGATGAACAACTCGAGTGAACCGAGCACTGCACCCCAAGCTGAACGGTGGTACAACCTAACCCTAGGCTCATCCTTCAGTGATCACAATCCCTCAAAATTTTGCACTTTCCGCT ATGAGTTCAAGCCAGCATCAATCGATAAGAATCAGCGAGGCACCCTGCACAAAAGCAAGGATAATAAGGTCTCTGTGGAGTTTCAAAATATACAACCTGGGAAGCCTAAGGTAACCTTTGAGGGAACTAGTGAGGATTGCAAGGATAATGATGCTGTTCTTTTCTTTGATGGCGAGTCTTTTCGGTTGGAGAGGTTGCACCGTGCTGTCAAGCGATTGAGGCATAATCGGATGATGGGTGAATCTGCAGGGCCAGGGCCAGGGCCAGGGGTTGTATCAGTTGGAGTGGCTGATGCAAGTCCGCCACCAATTGTGAAAGGGATTAAGCATCAGCCTTTGAACAAGGACCCATTTCCTGCTCTGCCT GTTGAAGTTGAACGAATTGAGATTGGGGACTTCAAAAGCTCGG ATGCAAAACCTAGACCGGATAAGGCTGCTGAAATCCCTGTAGCGCAGCCAAACTCATCAAACCCGTCACCGGAGTTGAAGATTGATGACCAAGACGAAGAAGATCTGGATATAATGAATGCAGATGAAGATGATGGTAATGCAGCGGCTGATGGAAGCACAATCGAAGTAAAAGAACTCGATTTCGACATCAACATACCACATCAAACTGACACGGATGAGGAGATTGCTGATGTTGATGTTAGCGACGACGAAGCTGATAAGGGACCAAATGCTGCGGAAGCACTGAGAGCGCAGGTTAACGCACAAGCAGGAGAAGGCCAGACTTCGAGCTCCAATAGCAGCAGTGGGAGTGAGAGTAGCGGCAGTGGCAGTGGCAGCGGTAGTGGCAGCGGAAGCGGAAGCAGGAGTAGCAGCAGCAGCGACAGTGAGAGCAGCGATGCTGATTCTGTTACCTCCATCTGA
- the LOC130994703 gene encoding probable glutathione peroxidase 8 isoform X2, translating into MASAQSAFDFTVKDAKGNQVDLGIYRGKVLLIVNVASKCGMTNSNYIELNQLYEKYKDQGLEILAFPCNQFGEEEPGSNDEIMDFVCTRFKSDFPIFDKIEVNGNDAAPLYKFLKLGKWGIFGDDIQWNFAKFLVDKTGHPVDRYYPTTSPLTVERDIKNLLGLP; encoded by the exons ATGGCGTCGGCTCAGTCTGCATTTGATTTCACCGTCAAG GATGCTAAAGGAAATCAAGTGGATTTAGGAATTTACAGAGGCAAAGTGTTGCTGATTGTGAATGTTGCCTCCAAATG TGGGATGACCAACTCGAACTACATTGAGCTAAATCAGTTGTATGAGAAGTACAAAGATCAAG GCCTGGAGATTCTGGCTTTCCCATGCAATCAATTTGGCGAAGAAGAACCTGGAAGCAATGATGAAATTATGGATTTTGTCTGCACTCGATTCAAGTCAGATTTTCCCATCTTTGACAAG ATTGAGGTCAATGGAAATGATGCTGCTCCATTATACAAGTTCTTGAAGTTGGGAAAGTGGGGGATCTTTGGTGATGACATTCAGTGGAATTTCGCCAAGTTCTTGGTCGACAAGACTGGGCACCCTGTTGATCGCTATTACCCCACAACATCACCTCTTACAGTTGAG AGAGATATTAAAAATCTCTTGGGGCTTCCATGA